Part of the Lycium ferocissimum isolate CSIRO_LF1 chromosome 6, AGI_CSIRO_Lferr_CH_V1, whole genome shotgun sequence genome, aggagcctatTCAGGCGCCCGTTGATACACatgtttgattaaataaataacgttaatgtatttaatataaataagaaatggtactaattattatatattttcggGTTTATCCTTCGGCGCTCGAGGTGGCGACCCCGACGAGGAAGAGGTCGAGTTTCCGGACCTAACTCGGCTGAGGTTACGGCGTGCGGAGGGACTAGATCCCagaagaagcacgttctagttAAGGGCGCAAGGGCTaggggaagaggagatgatcatgacttggagcgccCGGTTATTAAGTAGAAAAAGGGCGATGGAGACGATGGTGAGGGCGAGGGCAGTGGGGATagtatgagccttaggcctaaggaTAGTCTCCAgcatactacatgtgggacccatcctcgatagtgtatatacattagtgttgtacaatttatcgtaaatattatatattttttgcatatttatacatattatcttagtctttattattgtttatagtttcacatcctaaattaataataaaaaaaacgtgacacattcgaaataaagttaagcattaatttaaaaattagacgaaaccctaaaagataaataaagtaaagctaatgactacaagtcttcaaacaaaaaaagacttcgagcacttttcaaccactaaaacgacaatccaaagtattgcgtattcttgatgtattgagcctattttattaattgtacaaatataagtagggttctatataaaatattgaaaatcCGGAGcctcaaagcatgattaatatacggctaaattacgtaaaaaggagtgaaaatgtAATAAGAGGCTGATGTTGGAAAATGGCGGAttgctatagcgcagtaaaataatgTGCTATAGATGAGAGACAAGTGtctatagcgcagtattttactgcgctaaagcactcaACGGGCCCGTTACAGTTAAgtgctatagcgcagtaaaatactgcgctaaagcacttaacggggccgttacggttaagtgctttagcgcagtaaaggtacttttgtaacatttttttttgttggggtattttggttcaaaatgatttttttgggggcattttggttccggactctgtAAAAGTTCGTGTCTAGATTATAAATTACACTTAACTTTAAATAGATAAAACTAGACGGTAATTGTTGGGCATTTGGTTCTCGATTAATGAAGTTATTGAACTCTGCACCTTGGGAGGAAATAAGATATCTTGCCTTCTTACAATTTTAATAGAAGAAAATGTCCTTTTCAGATCTctcatgtgtttttttttttccaggtctcttatatgtaaaaaatgaagatctcttgtaaaaagattataaaactaaaaaaagaacTGTATAGGACTAAAAAAACTATTTCTCCCGACTATTCTATTTAGATAAACTTTTGGTAACTCGGAGAACTTAGTACCCAAAAACAAACTCGGAGAACTTTTTGCCTTTTTTGTTCCTATTTTTGTGAACTTAAAAAATGGATTTAATTTGTTGATCTAGTCTTATTTTTGATCCCTGTTTAACTAAAACTATTAGAATTAATTTGGATAATATTCAATTGGCATTGGGCTAAACTGCAATTAAAATTATCCTCCTTTCACCCATTCATTTTGAGTTTATGCCCCTTTTGTGCTGCTAATCTAGTTAAGTTTTCTAAATAGATGGTACTGATATATCTGTCCACGTGGATAGTAGACCCAACTCATAAATAATCTGATCCATTAACGAGGAAGACTATTATCTATAGAATTCATGTAATATGCTCTAACAGTATTAATATTAAGTGAAATTTAACCGATTATAgtaagttattttttattttttgattacCATATTACGCTTGTTTTAAAGAGTTATTCGTGCAAGTCAACTTTAATGAACTTCAGTTAATAGATGGTACTGATTTATTGGTCCATGTGGATATTAGATACAACTCATAAACAATTTGATTCATTATTCAAGAACCAACTCACAAAATAACCCGATCCATTATCTAGGAAAAGTTTTATCTTATAGGATTCTTGTAATATACACTATAACGGTACAAAAATCTAGTGAACTTAATCGATTTTAGGaagttatattttatttttttattatcataTTAGACTTTCGGGAAGAGCCGCCCTACCTTTTAAGGTGGGGTCACAGACACTCTACTCCTTCCCTGCTCTGGGGCTACACATGTGGATTCTACTgagcttgttgttgttgttgttgtataatcATATTAGACTTGATATAAAGAGTTAGTGTTAtaagttaaattaatttaaaatttatatgaagTGCACCAAACTTAAACTCTTGTATATATACACTACTAGATCTTATAATAGAGCAATGAATAATATTGACATCTTCAAAGTACATCTTTCTTATTTTGAAAGCTATTTAATTTTAGGctcattttattcttaatgacaTCATCAGGAGCGGATTTAGGGCCTGGCTAGGGTGTTCATTCAATTACCctcgacaaaaaaaaaaaaaaaaaaaaccgtatatataaaatattttcttattttttatatacatatgtggatTTTGAATACCCTGGACATAAGAGAAGAGGTGGGTTATTCAAAATTCACCTTGAGGTTCCAAATTTAAATTCCAggcattatatttttattttttgaacccCCCAGTGAAAATTCTGAATTTGTCATGCATTACTTGTTGGGATTCATTTGATATAAagttcaatatatatatatatataagataagaATAGGCAAAATAAGAAAACATGTTTTTTAACTTAGATGtcttactttcccttttattttattaaaaaaaaaagaatgtactTTTATATATTCGGTAAGTAATTCTCAAATTCTAACATGCTTGTTTACTATCACaagggcattttggtacatataaCTCATCTAATTTAAGataacaaaattcaaaaatccatcTTATTTTCTCGAACTCCTAAACTAgtcaaacttaaaaaaaaaaataaaaaaaatgcaagaacAGTTGCAGGTTTCAGCTGCAATCCAGTGAGAAATCCAGGCAAACGGAAAGAACAGTTTGCACTTTCAGAAAGACAATGAGAAAATTTTGTCTTTGTTATCAAGACAAGAAGAAAGCAAGCAATCCACTGTCCATGACTATGAGAAATACAAACAATTTGAATTTACAGAGAACACGAACATGGCAGTGACAAATGCACTTGGAAACATTAAAATTCTAGCTAAAAGTATTCTAATGAACAGAAACAGATAAGATTATAAACAAATCGAatctttaaaacaaaatttccaTCGCCAGAGCAGCTAAAATTTCTGCTTTTTTTACACCCTTTTTGTTACAGAGGGAATTCAATGATTTCATCAAATTCCCAAGTTGTGTGGTGGTGCAGTATACCATTACACTAGTTGATCCATCACAAATAAAGTTACCATGGTTCGTCACAGAAATACTTTTCATCTGCAGAAAATCCTATTGGGTtttccaatatcaatatttttcaaCAATGATGAATAAAGTCATCTGATATTTTCTTCAATCTACTGATCTTCAGAAACTTTATATAAGTCAGGTGTAATTTCCGTCAACCATAACCCCGGAAATAGCGTCTGCAAAATAGACCAATCAAACATTAAATTCAAATTACACTCTATCTCAATTATCATCAGCGGCAacagattgaaaaaaaaagaaaatacgtCTCAATTTCGAATTAGTTCAAATTGGTTGGGATCGACAATATGAATCTCTATATCCATTTGGATCCACACTTCTAGAGATTGTCATAATTCATAAATCAAAGAGAAAATTAGTAACTTACGTCCAGATTTTTTTGAACCAATTTAGCTCTTTTCTTTGGTCTACGAGGTGGTCTATGTCCAACCATCGCCATAAAATCTTCCTCAATCTCTCTTCGCGAAAGCGGAACCGAAAACTTcaccctctctctcttctccccgGCAGATGAATCTCCGGCAACTTTTCCGGCGACTGAAGAATCTCCGGCGACGATGACGTGTTCGTTAGGCTCTTTACAAGCAGCTTTACGAGTCCTCAAATTCCATGGCCTAGATAAGTCAACGTCACCGGTCAAAGTTGTTTCATTTTTTGCTTCTTTAAAGATTGTGTTTTTCATCTTATCAGCTTCTGTTAAGAGATCAAACATTAGCTTTTCTCTTACAGCTCCGATTCCCTCACCGGAATTTTGATTTTCCGGCGGCCTTAATTTTGATCCACGCCGTCCGATTGACTCACGATGAATGGCTGAGATTTGTCCATTGGATTCAACTCTAGCACACCTTAAATGTCTCTGGTTACCCCACTTTAGCCCATATGGTAAGGTGAAATTATGTAAAGGTTTCGATCTTTCTGGTCCCATTGCCATTAAAACCGAGCAATATATGTCTAAAACTATTCAAATGACATACACCCCCACAAGCCCAAATTGCTCTATCAAGCAACACTGACAGAAAATGTATTGAATCAAGACTCAAagttgcttcttttttttccttatttctttCACTTcagagaggaagaagaagaagaaaggaagaggGTTTCATAGGATTGTTAATATTTCTTTCAAGCTATGAtttttgtttatgtttgtgTTGGCTTAGTTTACgtgttgtgtgtgtatatatatgatgaggatgccagagagagagagagagaaggggcGGTATTAACGTTCGGGGTTTCAGAGGAGAGTAGGTGCTAAACTGCGCAGTGGATTTGAGGATTTTCATTCATGCCACATCTTCAAAacacaatttaattttattggatAATATTTTGTTTACTCACCAGATTTTAGAAAAAGTATATAAATTTGTGATTTAAATATATTGCAGATTTTTTGTgctttaaaatttattattcTATCTGTCCCAATGTATACATgagacttttttctttttagtctatcTCAGAAAAAATGTCActtttctataattagaaacatTTAACTCTAAAATTTCCTTTTAccctcaataaaataatttacagCCAAACAATGTCTAAGATTCGTTTTCAACCACAAATTTCATAAGTactcatttctttcttaaactttatgtcAAGTCAAACAGTGTCATATGAACTGAGACGGATGAagtataattatattttttttatatattattaataaatagGTTAAAAGattgttaaaataaaataagggaGGTAAGtggtgttgacacccaattttgaccctccttttttgtttaattaatttcactatgcttctCAGTCGTGAAAATTCCCAATAAAtgagtttggaatattttcactaattactacactatttttttttagatattaTTTCTCTAAAATTAAGAAAGGTTTCTATCGTTTCTTAAAAATTACCAaacatcatatttttttttgatatataattaaaaaaaaattactaaacatCATTCTTTGCAATTAAATCACTCAAAAATAGTGTTGGTATTCCGATATCAATATTGGCGTTGGCATTTTCCTTTAATCCTATTTATTACTATGTTTATCATcttcttactatatttttaaaactaaatacgtatattaaattaattctattgtAATTTATATAGGTATACATTTTGTGGGAATTAATTAGGACTAAGgagcatattttaattaattgattgaagTAAGAAGGGATGAGAAAATAATTCATTTACCTAAAATTTGGGCCAAATCCTATTCCTATTCTACAAAATCAGCAGCCCAATATCCCCCTACCCGACCCAAACCTAAAACTAAAAGCCCCTCACTAACCTCTTTTCAGTAACTAAGACCAAATGAAAACCCCCTTTCTTCCTCACACTTCTTCAACCAAACCAAACAGCCctaaccaaacgaccccttctCCCCATCACTTCCGTCACGTCACTTCACCGCCACCGCACCCGTCGAACCACCGGAAAAACTCCTGTGCCGACATCACCCATCTCCTATCGCCTAtcaccttttccctttttgaagACGTTTCCAAAAGCTGTAAAGGGAGAGATTCTTAAATCTTTCGGTCTGGGAGATAATCGTCCTTCAATTCGATGAACAATGGCAAGAACCACCATACTCTACACCCCCAACGGCTCTTTCCCTTCCCAATCAGTCTGAAAAGGTGAGATTTTTCACCCCTTTCACCATCTCATCTGTTGAAGACATCAATTTTTCCCCCTCTTTAATTCGAAATTCAAAGGCAAAAGCTTCTTAAAGAAGCTGTTGAAACACCCCAACCTTCAGCTATAAATACTGGGCTTTGAGGGCTGTTTTAGAGAGGTTGAATAACCAGAAAAAatcccttttatttttcacaaCCTTTCCCCTCATAAAATTCCTTTTGTTAATAACTTGGATTCTGtgaaaaatcttatttttttactaAGTTTTTGATTGTCGAAATCCGTTCTTTTAGTTCTCGGCTGAGGAAGGACCACTTCGAGCGGATTTGGAGATTCGACAACTACAATAGCCTCAGTTCGCTGTCACGAAGAAGGTAATCCCACTCGTCTTTATTTTAGTAGAAATGGAAATGTAGTCGTTCAAGCATTTCTCGTCGTTTGTTTGGGTTTAATGGACTGAAATATGTTCGGTCAATGGTTGTGGCTGTTTGTTCGATTTTGTGGACCTAAACCTATTTATTGCCCTATTTGTTCTAAATCCCAGCCTAAAAAATAGTTAAGGAAAATTGCCTATGCTTGAAGATTGTTAACTATTTAGTCGACTATGTGTATTGATATTCATTTCATCCTAAGAAATACTGTGAGATCACGTTTCTATTAGAGAGTCAACGTATAGTCATATAAATGGTAGAATATGGATTTTGGAAGGTTGTTTGCCatagcaatataaaaaaaaaaaaaaaaaagcatgtgATGGTTTTGAATATAGTATAAAGATGAATCCGATGGAGTATTGTTCATGTTCATGCTATGAAGGGTATGGTTAGTTACTGTTAAGTCATTTGTAAAGGATCCATCACATCAATAATAAGAACTGTTTGAGCATAGTTAACAGTAGTCACTGGTAACTTATCAGGAGGACtgcatttttaatttttaatcatttttaattttgaatcaTTGTTTCAACTATGCTTCATATAAAATATGGTTGAAATTCCTAACTAAATCAATttacttattcatttatttGCTTATGGAAATGAGATATCAATATATGGGACTGTTCCCCAATGTGTTCCTAACAGCATGAGCTTATAAAGTGTGCTAGAAAAATTGTTAAGAACATGTTCAAATTAAGATTATTCGTACTTTTCTTAAACAATGTCTGTAGTCAGGTCCCTGACTGAATCTACCTCTTAGAAGGATAATAAGTGCCCTATTATTGGTAAAAAttggacttaaaaaaaaaaaaaaaaaaacgtggcctattgtattttgtaaatatcAGAAGTTGAGAAATAAGGTTTTTGTAGTTGTTTCCTGAGTATGTTGTACATGATATAAGGTTCttgttgttatatctcgcattttgcacgttggagtatttttaagttggttgcgaagagttgtggacaaggctatttttcgactttgttgtaaTGCAcaaagtcgcttatgattttatgggatggaaatgttaaggaaaatttggggttaaaagtgaaattatggaagttttatttcatgaaaaaaatggccatgtggccttgcatgtgacatgtgggccataggccacatgtattaagCATATAAGTGgcataagatgacttattaagtcatctttattattttcatctcttgggaataatctagaaaaaaaaaattgagaaaaatgggtggaaaataaagggcacatgaccggccatgtgccccttttgtatatataaatatgaccaAGTCTTGCAAAAAAggaccaattcatcatttgtcatctagaaatttcaagagaaatgaagagaaaaaaaagaaggaggatAACCGGCAAGAGGAAAGGAACCAACCCCTAAAGTTGATCaggaaaaatttatttcttctagcttttatactaattggaaggtcctcgtcgacatGCAAGGGTCGTTAGAGCAAGAAGAACATCCGTTAATGCGATTGGGAAGCCTAGCTGAGTGAAGGAATTCaatggaagaggtaagatttaatccttctttacatgtttatagatgtttgtacatgttgtgcaatgtggaaatgaatggagttcatgaaaataaggtatgggagttgtggccgtgtatatgtattgtGTTGAATAAGAACGATGAATTAAATTACttggtgtttggttgatatggttatggacgttttgagcatgttgtgatgtgttgaaatgaataaaattcatgaagttgtgtgtgatggtgggctggccgaatggtggGTACGCCTTGTGTGGAGGagaaggactaattttatttagtataatttgattgttgtattatgaactctatgatggaaaatgaagttttaatgatccaagattAAAGTTGTAATCGTATGAGCcgtttggaagttaatgtgactacaatatgctttcttgaattcgtggaaataatgttgtaaacatgcggattgttgacatagtttatgaatttaggagaaagaaaggtgttggtaacGTTCTTGTGGAATTGGAATAGTTTtgggtggagtagtacattgtttgaagtattgtgaatattgtgcggattacttgaaatattcttgaatcttgatgaaatgatctcggattagtattcgaatatgtgaatgtcgatgttgacttgaacgtatgtagtttattggaatataaatggaatgtcgtcgaattatatagaaaggagttattaatgttagaatgtatttggaattgattatcgatgttgttatcatgttggttggtattgttgataatgatttggccgagttgaattctcgggaatgtccaatttataggggaagtctttccGAAATTTTTGTggataaagtattaatttggaattgaattcttaagtgttatggctaatggttgatacctaatggcatgattgtagatcgtgagaagtcgagacgtaagttcggattagctaggaagcggctaaggtatgtaaagctcacctttctttcttttggcatgtcctagttgaaagtaagttatgacacgtttctcaaggtaactctattcttgcaatccgagcatatttatgattcttatttgtttctcgatattcatattcttaatgtagccaagatatggtttttatgtcattagtaagatttggatttcaaaaattgcatataaGTTGTGTTTCTAAAAGAGTGATGTTTTTAAATGACTCCGTAACTAcaaacgtccgtatctttcatagaaaggctcggattgcttcgatatgttcgtatgtgattccataatatgtaaggtccgtaactttccgaggcgggcccgaattaaatcgatatatgactatgatctctacgatattttgatatatatgctcatgatatatgatatgtttccgagtaatgtccgaaagttATTTGCTATAAtatttgtccggattttcaagatgccttgatatgcttacgttatatgatttgtatatatattcggaaTATGATTAATTGATTTCGGTAGGCGGTGGTGGGAACAgtaaacccaatggtggggcaaacccggtggcgaGGTAAACTCACCGgtttggtttaggcgaatcccacattggtataggcgaatcccacattggtttaggcgaatcccacgtcggttaatgtcggcttaCTTTATTGAGTCTGCGAAATGGTTTATGTgcgtggtttctcactactcgctcgtgcggcgcgtagccactctttcaccgcgtccgggccggggcacgtattcgtgcacgtttctgcattgttcaccgcgttcCTCCCGGAGGGTCGGGGcacgtatatttaccgcgtccgcttgctagcggggcggggcacgttatttgatatgatgatatgggggaggtggccgggatggcatatgatgattcccttttaccGCGTCCTTCCGTGGGGGGGGCGGGAGCACGTTACATGTAcgtacatatgatatgattttactaccgcgtcccttactagagggccggggcacgttatatgtatatgtatatgtgtatacgatgatttcattcaccgcgtccctcacgagggggccggggcacgttatatgcatatatgatgattttatggaaaggacatacatgatatatgtttttaaagGCGAGTCTTATggtttttctgtactctttatttcggtataatcccgcttgttatatttcatgctttacatattcagtacatatttaaatcgaccccctttcttcggggcgcgttttATGCGCGCTtgtgtacacctgtgtgagtcaagatgttagtagaagatgttccggcgggattggcgagctccatttcctcggaggcCGCCGAGATGtattatcatgttatggttctacgttctgtgttagagactttgcagacagtgtcgtgggtataagatgtcgattatgtaagcggctatgtaagccgacgagttattacgcattgtattataagctctgtatgtttttatatgttacagattgtcattgattcgagaaaggcaaaaagcgtattaattttcttcgaaaaattttcattatgtatttatgttacgaTTTGAGAGCCAacatgattatgagtgttatgtgagtcagcgggttcgctcggccctaaataagggtcgggtgcccatcacaccctaacagggattagggtgtgacacttgtCTTAACCATAAGTTGCTACATGTGGTTTAATGGTAAATCTGATGGCATTTTGAGTATCCTGTTTATGTACTAAGAAAGGCATTTTGTGGATTTACACTCTATGATGGCTTGTATGGTATACTTGAGCTTTAGGTACAAAACTTTGCTTCCTTTAAGATCTATAATGATcaagtttattgattttataacaAGAAAACATAACTGAAATTATAAGGTAGAATAGGCTGTCCTATTTATCTTAGGTCTGTCATGTTATTCCAGGAAATGGCCTATACAAATTTAGAAGTGACTTTATTTTGTTGCTCTTAAAGAAGGATCTGGATACAAATGTATGTTTAAATCTCATGGTTGTGTGATTTTATTTCTCTGCCTCTTTGGAACCTGTTTTATAGCATGTTGAATAATTATATAAGAACATCTTGTCGATTCTATTGTTAGGACGGTACACGTGCGTTAGTTGTACTCGACGGCTCGTAACTTAACTAACATTAGTGAAGACGGATAGCAGTACTAATTTATGGGCATGTTTATTAGATTTCATGTTAAGAAATAATCCAAGAATCACCCCTTATGTTAaagtcttctttcttttgaatgaatGTTAGAATCCAGACATTAGTGAAAAGTTCCTTGTTCTTTTCTGTTCTGCACTtactctatattttttttttactcagaGTTAGAAAGCCTCAGAGTACGAACAGCATCAAATCTGAGTGTCATGAAATCATAAttgaatttaatttaaaatatatttatctaGAATATTGACGATTActtgtatatattttattacTAGAAGTGATTGCATGATTAAAAGCCCCCACGAGGGCTAATCTCCTAATAAAATAATTGTTTGACAGTGATCAGTCATAGCTATGCACTTTCAATGTCAAATTGTAAAATATATGACTACCTACAAAGGACTTGAATAGTCTTTTTCGTTTTCTTTGATTT contains:
- the LOC132060852 gene encoding uncharacterized protein LOC132060852, with the translated sequence MAMGPERSKPLHNFTLPYGLKWGNQRHLRCARVESNGQISAIHRESIGRRGSKLRPPENQNSGEGIGAVREKLMFDLLTEADKMKNTIFKEAKNETTLTGDVDLSRPWNLRTRKAACKEPNEHVIVAGDSSVAGKVAGDSSAGEKRERVKFSVPLSRREIEEDFMAMVGHRPPRRPKKRAKLVQKNLDTLFPGLWLTEITPDLYKVSEDQ